Below is a window of Malania oleifera isolate guangnan ecotype guangnan chromosome 1, ASM2987363v1, whole genome shotgun sequence DNA.
ttcatataaaaatgacatacttttaataatttaaaaaaaaaaaacacacacacacacacacacacaccctccattttttttttttttaaatgggtcACCCGACCTGAACCTGTCTAACTAGTTTAATAAATGAGTCAGATTCAGGGCAGTTCGTTTATAAACGGATCGTCTTGTATTAAACTCAAAATCAGTTTAAACGGGTGAGTCATGAATCACCTATCAGGTTTTGGTCTATTTTGTCACCCTAATTTTGTGTCAAGATCTTGAATAATTAATTCAACTATCAAATATTAAATGGTTGAACAGTAATGTTATTCTACAATTCCAAGTTGTCCTGTATGCATTAAATTCAAAGATGGTGACGTGCTTGATTCTTTTGTTTTAGGACAAGTGGAGATGACAAGTGCGTAGATCTTTGACTTGTATATTTTGTCCTATGCTATTTGTTTATagtaaaagaaagaagaaggagaagaagaaaggaatACCAACAGTGATATATTAGCAAGAAGCGAAGAGTCAAAAGTTTTGAAATGTTACCCATAATATTTAACAGTACtaatatcataataaaaatacaagttgGTAGGCAGCACAGAAATGTCAAGCAAATTCTAATGAATAGAACTTACCCTATTTTTTAGGGAtagaatttgattttttttttcgtttaGCTCATGTgagaatcaaataaaatatgtaataAGTTAATGaatgaaaaattcatttttcctttgattttaaaattttaattatactagattaatttatattttttgattttttaaaaggtaaatttatatttgatatttcttaataaatacataaaatataactaaaattaatcacttttttttttttttatttaattcggGACTTCAATTATTATCGCGCCACATCAGACACTATGGTGCGGTACTAAACTCGGAAGGTGAAATGTTGCCGCCTGCTACGTATCCCTAGTAATTCATTAACTTAATGTCTCAAGTGAGAATCAAACCCGACGTTAGGTCATCAAAGTTACAAATTCATGGTTTAGTCGCCTTATGAATATTATTGTTAAGGTAATATGGCATTAACTAATTAACAAAGCGATACGAGTGAAAagaataaccaaaaaaaaaaaaagcggcaCGTACAAATGTGCAATTATTCCATAATAGCAGGAAGGCATACACAGCCGACACGATGGGGCCATGTGCAATGTCCTTATTAATATTACTTCAACCTCTAACCAAAAGCCTAGATATTTTTCAAACCTCCCATacctacataataataataataataataataataataataataataataataaagctcaGTTGACAGGGCGAATTTCGGgggtgcctttcacgaggtcagggatTTCTCCCCCCCTGGTTCGATTCCTGCGGCGGGCTCCTGAATTCACCCCGCTGTGGTGTGTGTGGGACCACCGCTACAGGACGTGGGATTAGTCACGATCGATGAgtgcggaccgtaaaacggacgtgtGTTGACAGTCGTGGACACCCGGTGAtactcaaaaaaataataaaggcaAAAGACATTAAATTTTGCTTAGatttaaccaaaaaaaattataattaggcctatgttttcaaaaattatactAACTTATGATTTTTTtcaagatttgataaaaatatatatagatatttttttgagattttaaaattttcataaatctcTCCATCTTTGTTGAAGCTGAATTTCTGTAACACTCGTATCCCCATgttgactatttttttttaaacatctctccatctttttttttaaactctATAGACACTCAAGAAATCTATCATGATAATGAGTCCATCTCTCTACCTTTCTCCATTTAAATACTAAGATATTATCTTAAATGAAAAGTCGTAGTTCCCAAGACTTGACTCATTTTTTACTGCATATTAGTGGAGATGTTTacatttttttgtcaaaattcaaGGAAGGTTTATGTTATTTTTAGACCTTTAGGTTctattcagaaaagaaaaataaaaaggattttaCTTTTTCATGTTCGTTTATAaaggaaagtgagaaaaaataaaataaaaaacataccatatttataaataaaattttaattttacacatcattaatatttagtttttcttaatttttagtcatattaaaataacttttcattttttgtaatacttaataaagaaggaaaatataagaaaaaatgagtttcttctttattttcccttctttttcttttccttttgtcaaGAAAAATTCTTTATCTAAATAGACTTAAAAGGTATTTTTTTTCTTAGACCTTAAAGTaggttttagaatttttttttttttttttttttgtcaaaatgcAAGATAATTAAGTGTCTTTTATCCTAATGAAATTTATAATAGTAAAGTACGTAGTTAATCTTGAAATTTTTATTAGATTATAAATCACTCCTTAAACTCTAAACTATGACATTTAAATCTTTAAACTTTAagagtgatatatatatacacacacactatAATGTTTTTCCTAAACTTATATCACCTTCAATTAGCTAACTTATGTTACCAGCATGACTAACACTAATATATGAATGCATTTTGTGAAATTTTTTTGTTACCTCTAATTTCATCTCAAATGATCGAGTTACCTTTAATGGGAACAAAAATATTTCTTGTTCTCAATTTCACCTTGAGACCAGCTCCATTTATGTTAGAATgaagttcatttttatttttatatatagataaagaaaatcatttcaaaagTCCATGCTCTTAGGTAGTGTAGAATTCATAATTAGCATCCTTTCAATCTCCAATTCACCGAAACCTTCTTCATCTAGACAAAAATTGAATATTTCGTTATGCCAATTAAACATCCCTAACATTAGTAACACTACTCACAAGTCCATACAAGCCTGTAAAGTTACAAATTTTTTGTTTTCTGGACAATTAAGGAAGGTAGAATTAGCACGATCGAAAAGAATTAGGGTGTAATATGCAATACGACAAAACATGCAATTTACCTTAAAAAATAtctaaacaaaacaaaacactcACTCTTAAAAAGATTGTATAacctagaaaaaaaatttaatgaaatcTTCAAGCTAGGTGCAGTCAATTAATTAGGTCCAATAAGCAGCCAGAAGGCTTGAAAAACCAGCTGTACCAGATGATGGGTACCCCACGAACGATCCATCTTTATCATCCTCGGTGGCCATATCCAATTCCTCCCCCAACATGTGTGGTGTTCAACCATGCATCGTAAACCCTCTTCCGACCTTCATCAGATAAATCacaaattgaaaaaagaaaatgcatattttaaaaatccaaaaagtCATTGCATCCACACTGAATATTTAAAACCCTAGCAGGAGGAGGAATTCAACCAGAAGACGATTGAAGAAGAAGACATGGGGGTTGTGGAAGAAGCTCACAACGTCAAGGTGTTGGGATCGGGGGAACAGATTGTTGTGCTAGGGCACGGATTCGGTACGGACCAATCGGTGTGGAAGCACCTGGTTCCTCACCTCGTGAACGACCACCGCGTCGTTCTCTACGACAACATGGGCTCCGGCACCACCAATCCCGAGTTCTTCGACTTCGATCGCTACTCCACCATCGAAGGCTACGCCTTCGACCTTCTCGCCATTCTCCAGGAGCTCGGCGTCGACTCCTGCATCTTCGTCGGCCACTCTGTTTCCGCCATGGTCGGCGCCATTGCCTCCATCTCCCGCCCCGATCTTTTCTCCAAAATCATCATGATCTCCGGTTCTCCTAGGTATATGATACCTAATAATACCTAAATCTCGATTCAATTCGACAATCAACCTTTGATTTGATCAAATGAATTGAACAATCTTGTGTCGATTTTGTGACTTGTGCGTCGCCGTTGaagtaattaatttaattttgtttAGGTATTTAAACGATGTGGATTACTACGGTGGATTCGAGCAGGAAGAGCTGGATGAGCTGTTCGAAGCAATGCAATCGAATTACAAGGCCTGGTGCTCGGGATTCGCGCCGTTGGTGGTGGGCGACGACATGACCTCCGCCGCCGTTCAGGAATTCAGCCGGACCTTGTTCAATATGAGACCGGACATAACCTTGATGGTGGGGAAGATCATATTCCTGAGCGATTTCCGGCACATACTAGGCCTCGTCACCGTCCCCTGCCACATCATACAGAGCAAGAAGGACCTAGCCGTGCCGGTGGTGGTATCGGAGTACCTGCACCAGAACCTCGGCGGCGAGTCCATCGTCGAAGTCATGTCCTCCCAAGGTCACCTCCCCCAGTTGAGCTCGCCGGATATCGTAATTCCGGTGCTGCTCCGCCACATTCGTGAGGACATCGCCCTTTGATTTGTAGGTTTGAGTTGCTGTTTGCATTTTAATTGGAAGTTTTAACTTTCATCTTTTAAATTTGTTCGAAGTATTTTGGATTGGACGATTGAAACTTGAAAGATCGTCTGTATGATGACTACATGTCGCCTTACGGTGATCTAATGATTTGGATCCCACACGTTTGGTTCAGATGGTTTATTGATGAGACAAAAAAGTAACAGCTGAGTACATTATCATTTCTGCAGGGTCCATGAGTCCACTTGTTTCTGGATATagttttccacatattttttctttgttattttaaccatataactaattaattaaaatttcaaaatatcttAAATAACCATAGTTGACGCCGtttaattgtgaaaaaaaaaaaattagttttcattttaaattctataaagaattatagaaattaatatTAAATGGATTATACACGTACCAATCCTAACGAGTtacctattttttttaaaaaaaattaattattttaaaattttaaaacaaaaaattaaattatcaaaTATATCTCACATCTCACAGCCTTCAGTTCTCAGTTCTCAGTTGTCATCTATTATCTCTCAACTGTCAGCTCTCAGTtgaaggaggaggagaagaggaaGGAGCAGATTTTTAAAGCAAAAGAATTAAATTATCAAACACATCTCTCATCTCTTATCTCTCGGTTGAAGTCTAAAGGAGGAGGCAAACCCAAATTTTCATCCCTtccattttcaaatttctcaaacCCAAAATCAAGGAACATCGGAGACTTGGGAGTCGGAGATGAAGcattggaagaagaagaagaagaataagaagcaGCACAACAAATGCTTCTCGTTCTTTACTTGCATCGCGCACGAAGAAGACGAAGCAGTAGCACAAGATTGCATCGAACTTGCGCAAAACCAGTTGTAGGCCTTCGTCTTGGAGTCttcgagcctttgaaccagcacCAACCCTTCGTCTTCAAGTGTTCGAGCCTTCCGCCTGTAAAAGAGCTCACGTTCTGCTACGAAAATGGAAGGAGGACTGGAGGAGCAGCAGGAAGCAGCTGCAGCGCAAGACGGACTGATATAGTGAGAGACAGCaattagggtttttttgtgtGGGTGGATGGGACGGCCGCGGGTTTAGCGTTAGTGGGTTCATAACATATATAAAGGATCCAATAAACGAGTCACCCAACCCAAACCCGGTTGActtgtttataaacgggtcaacccgtgaTCTGCTCATTTATTAAGCATGTTGACTTTTCTAAACCCGAACCTGTTTTAAACGGACAAGTtataacccgttttgccaccccctACATTTGGGGAGCAATGTTACTACAAGCAGCTAGATTTGGGTATAAGTACTAAGATTTTTTGAGTTATACACCTTTATTCTTCCACACTCCATTCTCAATGTATTAGGATTTCTCATAACAAGAATGGGTAGGTTGATATTGACATTCATATCCGTTATTTAAGCTTGAAAAGTTTCTACCATTTTGTGAAGGTTACTAACATCTCCACGGTAGAACCCTATTGATATTTTTGTCGCAACATCCCGAAAAAGAGTTTGGAAtgattataaataataatattataagtttGATAGAATCACCATTAATCATTATTTACTTTGGTGTGATTAGTTCACCTAATTGCTACTCGTTAATTGATCTTTAGACTAATTCTAAGATCAAGGGACCAACAGTCTTAGTCTGCATCTATCAAAGTTGGGAttgagagttcagttatgcgaggagTGTTGGGGTTTAGGTCATCTCCATCATGGGATACAAGTCTACCCATTCCCATTAATGTTGGGTGGTGCTTTTATCAATAAAA
It encodes the following:
- the LOC131155281 gene encoding probable esterase KAI2, with the protein product MGVVEEAHNVKVLGSGEQIVVLGHGFGTDQSVWKHLVPHLVNDHRVVLYDNMGSGTTNPEFFDFDRYSTIEGYAFDLLAILQELGVDSCIFVGHSVSAMVGAIASISRPDLFSKIIMISGSPRYLNDVDYYGGFEQEELDELFEAMQSNYKAWCSGFAPLVVGDDMTSAAVQEFSRTLFNMRPDITLMVGKIIFLSDFRHILGLVTVPCHIIQSKKDLAVPVVVSEYLHQNLGGESIVEVMSSQGHLPQLSSPDIVIPVLLRHIREDIAL